CTTACTGCTCAGAGCAAAGCAGGCTTAATGTGGTCAAGGTCTTACTTTGCTTGCAGTGCTGGCGGTGCAACTATCGAGACTCTGAAGGACTACGTTAATAGCCAGAGTACACCAGATTGATGGCGGAAGGCTCTGTGCCTTCCCGTCTTATACCCCCCCCGCATTGGGCGAGGGTTTACGACGATTTTGCTAAAAACCAGCGTCGCTCTGTCCGGATCGTTGCCTTGTCTCACAGCAACCTCTTTTTCCGGACTGATTGCAACAGAAACACAGACAGGAGATTCTGGGATGGAACAGGCTGAGGATTTTTTAAAGTGCCTGTCATTTTTAAAGTAAGAGTTCATAACCTACTCCTCTTTGTCAGTGAGAACTTACTTAGTCTAGCTATAGTAGCCGAAAAATTGATCAGGATAGAAACTGAAAGAGGGGAGTCAAAGAGCCCACAAAATTATTTC
Above is a genomic segment from Endozoicomonas euniceicola containing:
- a CDS encoding DUF397 domain-containing protein codes for the protein MNSYFKNDRHFKKSSACSIPESPVCVSVAISPEKEVAVRQGNDPDRATLVFSKIVVNPRPMRGGYKTGRHRAFRHQSGVLWLLT